A region from the Vicia villosa cultivar HV-30 ecotype Madison, WI linkage group LG3, Vvil1.0, whole genome shotgun sequence genome encodes:
- the LOC131658350 gene encoding lipid transfer protein EARLI 1-like: protein MGSKSVASIIIAIFCLNIIFSASLSSAQVPTTSTSNHCPDLRICVNVLKDLVSVIIGAPQCKPCCPLIAGLIDVEAHACICTAVKGQILGIDINIPIKVLLNVCGRKVPAGPVC from the coding sequence ATGGGTTCAAAGAGTGTTGCATCTATTATCATTGCCATCTTTTGCCTAAACATCATCTTCTCTGCTAGTTTAAGCTCTGCCCAAGTGCCAACTACTTCAACATCGAATCATTGTCCTGATTTGCGTATTTGTGTCAATGTGTTGAAAGATTTGGTGTCCGTTATAATTGGTGCTCCACAGTGCAAGCCATGCTGCCCCTTAATCGCTGGTCTTATCGATGTTGAAGCCCATGCTTGCATTTGCACAGCTGTTAAAGGTCAAATTTTGGGAATAGACATTAATATTCCCATAAAAGTTTTACTCAATGTATGTGGACGTAAGGTCCCTGCCGGTCCTGTATGTTAA
- the LOC131661913 gene encoding protein DA1-related 2-like isoform X1 — MTPSSDINHLSNPCIYAGDFSSSYSERKSGFMKWFGKIFKIGSNRGRVGGHHLRPPIEENMAWRAPPRSLDNRARTKKEDEDLSNAIALSLNEDLKIPAGYRWRTGANDDYAKGLQDRMQSSLHPPYAPLPYYPRGYSMPSHTRLCGGCNKEILYGNCLGVEQSYYHPDCFRCHSCHHPITEREFSLSGKHPYHKYCFKELSHPKCEVCRHYIPINGSGLIEYRCHPYWNQKYCPSHEYDNTARCCSCERLESRGERYFRLDDGRILCFECMESAITDTGECQPLYHAIRDYYEGMNMRIDQQIPMLLVGREALNEAIVGEKNGYHHVPETRGLCLSEEQTVTSVHRWSKIGGHRLIGMRGQPQKLIRKCEVTAILVLYGLPRLLTGAILAHELMHGWLRLKGYRNLDPAVEEGICQVLSYMWLDAEVMSGSRTMPSISAASSSSSSSSSSYSSKKGVKSKVENKLGEFFMNQIANDSSPAYGGGFRSANAAVNKYGLRCTLDHIRLTGQFPM; from the exons ATGACTCCATCTTCAGATATCAACCATCTTTCTAACCCTTGCATATATG CAGGGGATttttcttcttcatactcagAAAGAAAATCTGGTTTTATGAAATGGTTTGGTAAGATTTTCAAAATTGGGTCCAATAGAGGAAGAGTTGGTGGTCATCATCTTCGGCCGCCTATAGAAGAAAACATGGCGTGGCGAGCTCCACCTAGATCATTG GATAACCGTGCTAGAACGAAAAAGGAGGATGAGGATTTGAGCAATGCGATTGCACTTTCTTTGAATGAAGATTTAAAGATACCAGCAG GATATAGATGGCGAACGGGAGCTAATGATGATTATGCAAAGGGACTTCAGGATCGTATGCAGTCGTCTCTACACCCTCCATATGCCCCTTTACCTTATTATCCCCGGGGATACAG CATGCCATCGCATACCAGATTATGTGGAGGGTGCAACAAGGAGATACTCTACGGAAATTGTTTGGGAGTCGAACAAAGTTATTATCATCCAGACTGCTTTCGATGTCACTCTTGTCATCATCCTATTACCGAGCGTGAG TTTTCTTTGTCAGGGAAGCATCCATATCACAAATATTGTTTCAAAGAATTGAGCCATCCTAAATGTGAAGTTTGCCGTCATTAT ATACCTATAAATGGATCTGGTTTGATTGAGTATAGGTGTCACCCTTATTGGAACCAAAAGTACTGTCCATCTCATGAATATGACAATACGGCTCGATGTTGTAGCTGCGAAAGATTAGAG TCTCGGGGAGAAAGATACTTTAGATTGGATGATGGACGGATTTTGTGCTTTGAGTGTATGGAATCGGCTATAACAGATACCGGTGAATGTCAACCTCTTTATCATGCTATTAGAGACTACTACGAAGGAATGAATATGAGAATCGATCAACAAATCCCGATGCTTCTAGTTGGGAGAGAAGCACTTAACGAAGCCATTGTCGGAGAGAAGAAT GGTTACCATCACGTTCCGGAAACAAGAGGCTTATGTCTTTCAGAAGAACAAACTGTCACCAGT GTACATAGATGGTCAAAAATAGGTGGCCATCGGTTAATTGGGATGCGAGGTCAACCTCAAAAGTTGATTCGAAAATGTGAAGTTACAGCTATTCTTGTTCTCTATGGTCTTCCGAG GTTACTCACAGGTGCTATCCTTGCCCATGAGTTGATGCACGGTTGGTTACGCCTTAAAGGTTACCGCAATCTTGACCCTGCAGTAGAGGAAGGTATTTGTCAGGTTCTTTCTTACATGTGGCTTGACGCGGAAGTCATGTCAGGCTCTAGAACCATGCCATCAATATCCGCGGcttcatcctcctcctcctcttcctcATCCTCCTACTCATCAAAGAAAGGCGTGAAGTCCAAAGTTGAAAATAAATTGGGCGAGTTTTTCATGAACCAGATTGCTAATGATTCTTCTCCGGCTTATGGTGGAGGCTTTAGATCGGCTAATGCAGCGGTTAATAAATATGGTTTACGTTGTACTCTCGACCATATTCGTTTGACCGGTCAATTCCCTATGTAA
- the LOC131661913 gene encoding protein DA1-related 2-like isoform X2, producing MTPSSDINHLSNPCIYGDFSSSYSERKSGFMKWFGKIFKIGSNRGRVGGHHLRPPIEENMAWRAPPRSLDNRARTKKEDEDLSNAIALSLNEDLKIPAGYRWRTGANDDYAKGLQDRMQSSLHPPYAPLPYYPRGYSMPSHTRLCGGCNKEILYGNCLGVEQSYYHPDCFRCHSCHHPITEREFSLSGKHPYHKYCFKELSHPKCEVCRHYIPINGSGLIEYRCHPYWNQKYCPSHEYDNTARCCSCERLESRGERYFRLDDGRILCFECMESAITDTGECQPLYHAIRDYYEGMNMRIDQQIPMLLVGREALNEAIVGEKNGYHHVPETRGLCLSEEQTVTSVHRWSKIGGHRLIGMRGQPQKLIRKCEVTAILVLYGLPRLLTGAILAHELMHGWLRLKGYRNLDPAVEEGICQVLSYMWLDAEVMSGSRTMPSISAASSSSSSSSSSYSSKKGVKSKVENKLGEFFMNQIANDSSPAYGGGFRSANAAVNKYGLRCTLDHIRLTGQFPM from the exons ATGACTCCATCTTCAGATATCAACCATCTTTCTAACCCTTGCATATATG GGGATttttcttcttcatactcagAAAGAAAATCTGGTTTTATGAAATGGTTTGGTAAGATTTTCAAAATTGGGTCCAATAGAGGAAGAGTTGGTGGTCATCATCTTCGGCCGCCTATAGAAGAAAACATGGCGTGGCGAGCTCCACCTAGATCATTG GATAACCGTGCTAGAACGAAAAAGGAGGATGAGGATTTGAGCAATGCGATTGCACTTTCTTTGAATGAAGATTTAAAGATACCAGCAG GATATAGATGGCGAACGGGAGCTAATGATGATTATGCAAAGGGACTTCAGGATCGTATGCAGTCGTCTCTACACCCTCCATATGCCCCTTTACCTTATTATCCCCGGGGATACAG CATGCCATCGCATACCAGATTATGTGGAGGGTGCAACAAGGAGATACTCTACGGAAATTGTTTGGGAGTCGAACAAAGTTATTATCATCCAGACTGCTTTCGATGTCACTCTTGTCATCATCCTATTACCGAGCGTGAG TTTTCTTTGTCAGGGAAGCATCCATATCACAAATATTGTTTCAAAGAATTGAGCCATCCTAAATGTGAAGTTTGCCGTCATTAT ATACCTATAAATGGATCTGGTTTGATTGAGTATAGGTGTCACCCTTATTGGAACCAAAAGTACTGTCCATCTCATGAATATGACAATACGGCTCGATGTTGTAGCTGCGAAAGATTAGAG TCTCGGGGAGAAAGATACTTTAGATTGGATGATGGACGGATTTTGTGCTTTGAGTGTATGGAATCGGCTATAACAGATACCGGTGAATGTCAACCTCTTTATCATGCTATTAGAGACTACTACGAAGGAATGAATATGAGAATCGATCAACAAATCCCGATGCTTCTAGTTGGGAGAGAAGCACTTAACGAAGCCATTGTCGGAGAGAAGAAT GGTTACCATCACGTTCCGGAAACAAGAGGCTTATGTCTTTCAGAAGAACAAACTGTCACCAGT GTACATAGATGGTCAAAAATAGGTGGCCATCGGTTAATTGGGATGCGAGGTCAACCTCAAAAGTTGATTCGAAAATGTGAAGTTACAGCTATTCTTGTTCTCTATGGTCTTCCGAG GTTACTCACAGGTGCTATCCTTGCCCATGAGTTGATGCACGGTTGGTTACGCCTTAAAGGTTACCGCAATCTTGACCCTGCAGTAGAGGAAGGTATTTGTCAGGTTCTTTCTTACATGTGGCTTGACGCGGAAGTCATGTCAGGCTCTAGAACCATGCCATCAATATCCGCGGcttcatcctcctcctcctcttcctcATCCTCCTACTCATCAAAGAAAGGCGTGAAGTCCAAAGTTGAAAATAAATTGGGCGAGTTTTTCATGAACCAGATTGCTAATGATTCTTCTCCGGCTTATGGTGGAGGCTTTAGATCGGCTAATGCAGCGGTTAATAAATATGGTTTACGTTGTACTCTCGACCATATTCGTTTGACCGGTCAATTCCCTATGTAA
- the LOC131661912 gene encoding protein NRT1/ PTR FAMILY 5.6-like has protein sequence MEQDMEKRKGEKSEQSNEEKWVHDGSFDYKGRVPLRASTGAWKASLIVIMVEISERMSHYGISMNLITYLTEVIHEDLKTAAKNVNNWYGVTTLMPLIGGFVADAYTGRFYMVQLSSLIYMMGLCLLTMSQYIPSLRSCNTEICQRPRKVHEVVFFLAIYAKSLGTGGFRPCLQSFGADQFDDGHLEEMKKKLSFFNWWNFGLCFAVLISSTVIVYVQDVVNWGVSSLLLTSFMAIAVITFWIGKPFYRYRKTEGNPLLPILQVLVAAIRKRGLHCPSNPDLLYRVPISDQSQGRLLSHTRRFRFLDKAAIIEEEYVEQEVNPWRLATLTRVEETKLVLNIVPIWITLLASGACGAQGTTFFVRQAAATDLNIGNGFKIPPASLNSVSAIGTLIGVPIYDKVFVPIMRKITGNERGISILRRINIGLILSAMIMVLSALVEVKRLRMLEHEVSRTGETELNTMSVYWLIPQNLIAGVGDAFSMVGMQEYFYDEVPDSMRSLGLALYFSVFGIGSFLSTFLIIAVDNVTAKSGKSWIGKDINSSRLDKFYWLLAVISFLNVLVFVFIEKRYIYKKVQMKAMETNGYKSDDDDSIMEDTKV, from the exons ATGGAGCAAGAtatggagaagagaaaaggaGAAAAAAGTGAACAAAGTAATGAAGAAAAATGGGTGCATGATGGTTCTTTTGATTATAAAGGAAGAGTTCCTCTTCGCGCTTCGACCGGTGCGTGGAAAGCTTCTCTCATTGTCATCA TGGTTGAAATTAGTGAAAGGATGAGTCACTATGGAATATCAATGAACCTTATAACTTACCTGACTGAAGTGATTCATGAAGACCTCAAAACAGCTGCTAAGAATGTAAACAACTGGTATGGAGTAACAACTCTAATGCCGCTGATAGGAGGATTTGTCGCTGATGCGTACACTGGTCGGTTTTATATGGTTCAATTGTCATCCCTAATATATATGATg GGGCTATGCCTGTTGACAATGTCTCAATACATCCCGAGTCTAAGGTCATGCAATACGGAGATATGTCAACGGCCGAGGAAAGTTCACGAGGTGGTTTTCTTTCTTGCGATTTATGCTAAATCCTTGGGAACGGGAGGATTTAGGCCATGCTTACAAAGCTTTGGCGCTGATCAATTTGATGATGGTCATTTGGAAGAAATGAAGAAGAAACTGTCTTTCTTCAACTGGTGGAACTTTGGATTATGCTTTGCAGTGTTGATTAGTTCAACAGTGATTGTTTATGTTCAAGATGTTGTCAACTGGGGAGTTTCATCTCTATTACTTACTAGCTTTATGGCTATTGCTGTCATAACTTTCTGGATAGGCAAGCCGTTTTACAGGTACCGAAAGACGGAAGGAAACCCTCTATTGCCGATTTTACAGGTCCTAGTTGCGGCCATAAGGAAAAGGGGTTTGCATTGTCCTTCAAATCCGGATTTATTGTATCGAGTTCCAATTTCAGATCAGTCTCAAGGAAGACTTCTGAGCCATACCAGAAGATTCAG GTTTCTTGACAAGGCTGCAATAATCGAAGAGGAATACGTTGAGCAGGAAGTAAATCCATGGAGATTAGCAACATTGACAAGAGTGGAGGAGACAAAGCTTGTATTGAACATAGTTCCAATATGGATAACTTTGTTAGCATCTGGAGCATGTGGAGCACAAGGCACAACTTTCTTTGTCAGACAAGCAGCTGCTACAGATTTAAACATAGGCAACGGTTTCAAAATTCCGCCAGCTTCCCTAAATTCTGTTTCTGCCATTGGCACGTTAATCGGTGTCCCCATTTACGATAAGGTTTTTGTTCCAATAATGAGGAAAATCACCGGAAACGAAAGGGGGATCAGTATCCTTCGCAGGATAAACATTGGCTTGATACTCTCCGCCATGATAATGGTTCTCTCAGCCTTAGTAGAAGTTAAGAGACTTAGAATGCTTGAGCACGAAGTTTCGAGAACAGGGGAAACAGAGTTAAACACTATGAGTGTGTACTGGTTAATACCACAGAACTTGATCGCTGGCGTCGGGGATGCGTTTTCTATGGTTGGTATGCAAGAGTATTTCTACGACGAAGTTCCCGACTCAATGAGAAGCTTGGGATTGGCATTGTATTTTAGTGTGTTTGGAATTGGAAGCTTCTTAAGCACTTTTTTAATCATTGCGGTGGACAATGTAACGGCGAAGAGTGGCAAAAGTTGGATCGGGAAGGATATAAACTCGAGCCGTTTGGATAAGTTTTATTGGTTGTTGGCAGTTATAAGTTTTTTGAATGTGTTAGTCTTTGTCTTCATAGAAAAGAGGTACATTTATAAGAAAGTACAGATGAAAGCTATGGAAACCAATGGTTACAAGAGTGATGATGATGACAGCATCATGGAGGATACTAAGGTCTAG